A stretch of Miscanthus floridulus cultivar M001 chromosome 13, ASM1932011v1, whole genome shotgun sequence DNA encodes these proteins:
- the LOC136499655 gene encoding probable pectinesterase 8 encodes MGLLGNCTEATYGKHDPDQLLDSLCEASLMEPDIIQSSKSSGVGGGRLTSTCVWYHSSKRNVVWINKGIYFEKVTVPASKPNITFQGQGFDLTAIAWNDTAKSANGMFYSASVSVFASGFIAKNISFINVAPIPRPGAVDAQAVAIRINGDQAAFWGCGFFGAQDTLHDDRGRHYFKECFIQGSIDFIFGDARSLYENCRLISIADPVPSGQRSITGSVTAHARVSENDNTGYSFVNCSIGGTGWIWLGRAWRPYSRVVFAYTSMSDIIASEGWNDWNDHTRDQTVFYGEYKCTGDGANLADRVPYAQNLSDVQVLPYLNTSFIDGDQWLKPYCDSLISA; translated from the exons ATGGGTTTATTAGGCAACTGCACAGAAGCAACATATGGAAAACATGATCCAGATCAGCTACTCGACAGTCTCTGTGAAGCCTCGTTGATGGAACCGGACATCATTCAGTCGAGT AAATCATCCGGAGTCGGTGGTGGAAGGTTGACATCGACTTGTGTGTGGTACCACAGCAGCAAGAGGAATGTTGTGTGGATCAACAAGGGCATCTACTT TGAGAAGGTGACAGTCCCAGCATCCAAGCCCAACATCACATTCCAAGGGCAGGGGTTCGACCTGACAGCGATCGCGTGGAACGATACTGCCAAATCGGCGAACGGCATGTTCTATAGTGCCTCAGTCTCTGTTTTCGCATCAGGATTCATTGCGAAGAACATAAGCTTCATT AATGTAGCACCAATCCCAAGGCCTGGCGCTGTCGATGCACAGGCAGTGGCGATCAGGATCAATGGTGACCAAGCAGCGTTCTGGGGTTGTGGCTTCTTTGGAGCGCAAGACACACTCCATGATGACAGAGGCCGGCATTACTTCAAGGAATGTTTCATCCAGGGCTCTATTGACTTTATCTTTGGAGATGCTAGGTCACTCTATGAA AATTGCAGATTGATATCCATTGCAGATCCAGTGCCTTCAGGGCAAAGATCAATTACTGGTTCAGTCACTGCACATGCCCGGGTATCAGAAAATGACAACACTGGCTACTCATTTGTCAATTGTAGCATAGGTGGCACTGGTTGGATATGGCTTGGACGAGCATGGAGACCATATTCTCGGGTCGTCTTTGCCTACACGTCAATGTCAGACATCATAGCTTCTGAAGGATGGAATGACTGGAATGATCACACAAGAGATCA GACTGTATTTTATGGAGAGTACAAGTGTACAGGTGATGGTGCAAACCTGGCAGATAGAGTGCCTTATGCTCAGAACCTTAGTGATGTGCAAGTGTTACCTTACCTAAACACGTCTTTCATTGATGGAGATCAATGGCTGAAACCATACTGTGACTCACTAATATCTGCTTGA
- the LOC136500451 gene encoding UDP-N-acetylglucosamine diphosphorylase 1-like, whose product MTEMVVAARAPAPAAGRWGAAPPQELLERLKDYGQEGAFAFWDELAPEERDHLIRDIESLDLPRIDRIIRCSLRSQGAPVPTFEPVPESSVSTVDDRTPEDKERWWRRGLRAISEGKLAVVLLAGGQGTRLGSSDPKGCFSIGLPSRKSLFQLQAERILCIQKLAAQCTDAPGSTVPIHWYIMTSPFTDEATRKFFETHRYFGLEPNQVTFFQQGTVPCVSHDGRFIMETPYKVAKAPDGNGGVYAALKSKRLLDDMAAKGVKYVDCYGVDNVLVRVADPTFLGYFIDRGASAAAKVVRKAYPQEKVGVFVQRGKGGPLSVVEYSEMDAAMTTEINQTTGRLRYCWSNVCLHMFTLDFLNQVTNSLEKDSIYHLAEKRIPSVHGYTSGLKLEQFIFDVFNYSPSTALFEVLREEEFAPVKNANGATYDTPDSARLMLLRLHSRWVVTAGGFLTHSVPLYMTGVEVSPLCSYTGENLEAICRGRTFHAPSEISF is encoded by the exons ATGACGGAGATGGTGGTGGCGGCTCGGGCGCCGGCCCCGGCGGCGGGGAGGTGGGGCGCGGCGCCGCCGCAGGAGCTGCTGGAGAGGCTCAAGGACTACGGCCAGGAGGGCGCCTTCGCCTTCTGGGATGAGCTCGCGCCCGAGGAGCGCGACCACCTCATCCGGGACATTGAG AGCCTAGATCTTCCTAGGATTGATCGGATCATTCGATGCTCACTTAGATCACAAG GTGCTCCTGTACCGACCTTTGAGCCTGTGCCAGAGTCAAGTGTCTCGACGGTGGACGACAGAACTCCTGAGGACAAAGAAAGGTGGTGGAGGAGAGGCTTGAGAGCCATTTCAGAGGGGAAGTTGGCCGTTGTTTTGTTGGCTGGTGGCCAG GGGACTAGGCTTGGCAGTTCTGACCCTAAGGGATGTTTCA GTATCGGGCTTCCATCTAGGAAGTCACTTTTCCAACTACAAGCTGAACGGATTTTGTGTATTCAGAAGTTGGCTGCTCAATGCACTGACG CCCCAGGTAGCACAGTGCCAATTCACTGGTATATAATGACTAGTCCCTTTACCGATGAAGCGACCCGAAAGTTCTTTGAAACCCACAGATATTTTGGTTTAGAGCCTAATCAA GTGACATTTTTCCAGCAGGGTACTGTTCCATGTGTATCTCATGATGGAAGATTTATTATGGAGACACCATATAAG GTAGCAAAGGCTCCCGATGGCAATGGCGGAGTATATGCTG CTCTAAAATCTAAAAGGTTGCTCGATGATATGGCTGCAAAAGGTGTTAAGTATGTAGATTGCTATGGAGTTGATAATGTATTG GTCCGTGTTGCAGATCCAACATTCCTAGGATACTTCATTGACAGAggtgcatctgctgctgctaagGTTGTCAGGAAG GCATATCCACAAGAGAAAGTTGGAGTATTTGTTCAGCGTGGAAAGGGTGGACCCCTCTCTGTAGTTGAATACAGTGAAATGGATGCAGCTATGACAACTGAAATCAATCAAACTACTGGCCGCCTTCGTTATTGCTGGAGCAAT GTCTGCTTGCATATGTTCACTTTGGATTTTCTGAACCAAGTGACAAACAGTCTTGAAAAGGATAGCAT TTACCATCTAGCCGAGAAGAGAATTCCTTCAGTCCATGGGTACACATCAGGCTTAAAGCTTGAACAATTTATATTTGATGTGTTCAACTATTCTCCTTCAACAGCTCTTTTTGAG GTTTTGCGTGAGGAGGAATTTGCTCCAGTGAAGAATGCTAATGGTGCAACTTATGACACTCCTGACAGTGCCAGATTAATGCTGCTTCGGCTTCATAGCCGATGGGTGGTTACTGCAGGTGGCTTCTTGACTCATTCTGTGCCCTTGTACATGACAG GAGTTGAAGTTTCTCCGCTTTGCTCTTATACTGGAGAGAATCTGGAAGCCATATGCAGAGGAAGAACATTCCATGCACCAAGTGAGATTTCATTCTAG